In Ovis canadensis isolate MfBH-ARS-UI-01 breed Bighorn chromosome 3, ARS-UI_OviCan_v2, whole genome shotgun sequence, one DNA window encodes the following:
- the CTDSP2 gene encoding carboxy-terminal domain RNA polymerase II polypeptide A small phosphatase 2 — protein sequence MEHGSIITQARREDALVLTKQGLVSKSSPKKPRGRNIFKALFCCFRAQHVGQSTSSTELSPYKEEPNTIAKSDLLQCLQYQFYQIPGTCLLPEVTEEDQGRICVVIDLDETLVHSSFKPINNADFIVPVEIEGTTHQVYVLKRPYVDEFLRRMGELFECVLFTASLAKYADPVTDLLDRCGVFRARLFRESCVFHQGCYVKDLSRLGRDLRKTLILDNSPASYIFHPENAVPVQSWFDDMADTELLNLIPIFEELSGAEDVYTSLGQLRAP from the exons GCCTGGTGTCCAAGTCCTCTCCTAAGAAGCCACGTGGCCGTAACATCTTcaaggcccttttctgctgtttTCGTGCCCAGCATGTTGGCCAGTCAACCTCCTCCACTGAGCTCTCCCCCTACAAGGAGGAACCCAACACCATTGCTAAG TCGGATCTGCTCCAGTGCCTCCAGTACCAGTTTTATCAG ATTCCAGGGACCTGCTTGCTCCCAGAGGTGACAGAGGAAGATCAGGGAAGAATCTGCGTGGTCATTGACTTGGATGAAACCCTTGTGCATAGTTCCTTTAAG CCAATCAACAACGCTGACTTCATAGTGCCTGTAGAGATCGAAGGGACCACTCACCAG GTATACGTGCTCAAGAGGCCATACGTGGACGAGTTCCTGAGACGGATGGGGGAGCTCTTTGAATGTGTTCTCTTCACTGCCAGCCTGGCcaag taTGCTGACCCCGTGACGGATCTGCTGGACCGGTGTGGGGTGTTCCGGGCTCGCCTGTTTCGTGAGTCCTGTGTGTTCCACCAGGGCTGCTACGTCAAGGACCTCAGCCGCCTGGGAAGGGACCTGAGGAAAACCCTCATTCTGGACAACTCGCCTGCTTCCTACATCTTCCACCCAGAGAATGCA gtgCCTGTGCAGTCTTGGTTTGACGACATGGCGGACACTGAGTTGCTTAACCTGATCCCAATCTTTGAGGAGCTGAGCGGAGCTGAGGATGTCTACACCAGCCTGGGGCAGCTGCGGGCCCCTTAG